A DNA window from Candidatus Beckwithbacteria bacterium contains the following coding sequences:
- a CDS encoding ATP F0F1 synthase subunit C (produces ATP from ADP in the presence of a proton gradient across the membrane; subunit C is part of the membrane proton channel F0), protein MADVLQMSEAIKALAVGITIAIGGAMPAFGIGKIVSKA, encoded by the coding sequence ATGGCAGATGTACTGCAAATGTCCGAAGCTATTAAAGCTTTAGCCGTTGGTATTACCATTGCAATTGGTGGCGCTATGCCAGCTTTTGGTATTGGTAAAATTGTTAGTAAAGCT